The Fusobacterium necrophorum subsp. necrophorum genome includes the window AACAGTATTGGGATATTTGATTCACAGCAGCAGCATGTTGGCGGACGGGATTCATTCTTTTTCAGACGGAGCCTCCAATGTTGTTGGACTTTTAGGAATACAATTATCCAAAAAACCCGAAGATACACAACATCCTTATGGTCATGAGAAAATAGAGATGTTGTCCAGTTTATGTATCGGTCTGTTATTATTCTTCTTAGGTGTTCAAGTGTTTTTGGAGGGAATACGTTCCTTTCAAAATCCGAAAGTCCCTGTCATTACCACAGAAAGTATGCTGTTATTGGCTGTCACTCTTCTGATAAATATCGCCGTGAGCTATTTTGAGGCAAAAAAAGGAAGGCAGCTGAAGAGTACCATTTTAGTGTCTGACGCCATGCATACAAAAAGTGATATTTATGTATCTTTTGGAGTTTTTTTCTCTTTATTTGCCATTAAAATGGGACTTCCTGCTTATGTTGATACCTTGATGTCCTGTCTTGTATCTTTTTTCATTTTACATGCAGCTTGGGAAATTTTAAGAGATAATGTTGGAATTTTATTGGATAGCAAGGTCTTGGAAGAAGCCAGAATTCGAAAAGTGATTTTAAGTCATCCGGAAATTAAAGGAGTGCATAAGATAAGAACCAGAGGAACCTTAGCTCATGTCTATATGGATTTACATATCTTAGTCGAGAAAGATATGACAGTGGAAGTTTCCCATAAGTTGTCTCATTCTTTAGAGGAAGAATTACAAAAAGAATTTGAGGTGGAAATTCAGGTTTTGATTCATGTAGAACCATATCGGGAAGTTTGTTATTTGAAAAAATAAAAGAAGTATGAGAGGAGGAATTTGTAAATGGAAATTGAAATGACAAAAGAAGTAAAAGAATATTTGGAGCGAAAAAGTGCTGATGGGATTTTATTGGAATATATGCCCCCTTGTTCCATGTGCAACGGTTCTACTTTTCATGTAGTAGCTCATATAGTAAAAATTCGGGATCAGAATAAAATAAAAGACTTTGTAAATCGCATACAGGTCAATGGTGTGGAAATTTTAATTCCCAAAGAAATAGAACATATGAAAAAATTAAAATTGGAATTTAAAAAAGCATTACTTTCCAAAAATGGAAGTATTAAAGTGACATATTACGAATAAAGACTTTCACAAAAATTGTCTTTTTTGTTGAGGAAATAAGATTGCAGTATGGGGTGAGAAGGTGAAACAAACAAAAAAGCAAAAACAACTGGTTTTGGAAGTTTTCAGAATAACGATACCGGCAATCATGGATTTATTGGCTCAAACCTTATTGGCCTTTTTTGATATGCTTATGGTAGCGAGTTTGGGAGCTTCCGCCGTAAGTGCAGTCGGTTTGGGACATGCTCCAATCATTGCCATTGTTCCTGCCTTTATGGCGGTCGGAATGGGAACCACTTCGTTGGTAAGTAGAGCCTATGGAGCCAATAATGTCAAAGAGGGAAAGATGGCGGTGATACAAAGTCTATTGCTTTGTATCCCTATCGCTCTTGTCATTACAGCTGTTATGCTATGGAATATGGAATGGATTCTACAGCACATAGGAAGAGCAGATGACTTAGATTTTGCAGCTGCAAAACAATATTACAGTATATCCGTCATCGGTTTATTTTTTATTTGTTTCAATGTCATATACTTTGCCACCTATCGTGCTATCGGGAAAACAAAGGTTCCTATGTTAATCAATATCATTGGAATTTTTATGAATATTTTCTTCAACTGGATTTTCATTTTTGTGTTAAAACAGGGAGTGTTAGGAGCGGCTATTGCCACCCTTCTTTCCAAAATATTCTCTTTCAGCTGTTTCAGCTACTTTACTTTTTTTAGTAAAAAGTATTGGATTTCTTTAAGCTTTCAGGATTTTTCCTGGAATAACGTCATGGCAACAAGAATCTTAAAAATTGGAATTCCGGCGGCAGCGGAGCAATTGCTATTACGTTTTGGGATGTTATTTTTTGAAATGATGATTATTTCTCTGGGAAATATCTCTTATGCAGCTCATAAAATTGCTTCCAATGCGGAAGCATTTTCCTATAATTTGGGATATGGCTTTTCCGTTGCGGCAGCGGCATTGGTAGGACAACAACTGGGAAAAAATGCGAGAAAAGAAGCGGAATATAATGCAAAAGTATGTACTTTCATGTCTTTATTGGTCATGTCCGCTTTTGCTCTCCTTTTTTTCAGTATTCCTCATTTAATTATTTCTCTTTTTACGAAAGAGAGAGAACTGCAAAATTTATCCGCTTCCGCCTTGCGAATTGTTTCCCTATGTCAACCTTTCCTCGCAGTTTCTATGGTCTTGGCAGGTGCCTTGCGAGGGGCAGGAGCGACCAGAACGGTATTAATCATTACAGTGTTAGGAATTTTCGGAGTTCGACTTCCTTTGACCTACCTATTTCTCAATGTTTGGAAAACAGGTTTACTGGGAGCTTGGTGGATTATGACAATTGATTTAGCTTTCCGAAGTGCGGCCACTTACTATGCATTTAAAAAAGGAAAGTGGAAATATGTAAAGGTGTGAAAGAATTATGAAGCAAAAGACTTTTCGTTATCTTTCTTATCAAGAGAATTTGGCAGAAAGACTCTTGGATTATCGAAAGGATTCCTATATTGTGGTAGAAAACAATCAAATCAAAAGTATTTTAATGAGTCAATATTATCATTTTCCCATTTTGGAAGAAAGACCGATTATTTTTTCTCTGGAAGAACTTTTTTCCTATCTTTTTGTTTCTTCTCATGCCATATTAAAAGATGTCAAGGGGATCTTTTTTCTATACCAATGCTTGAGTAAGGAGATGAAAAATGCTTGGCAGATT containing:
- a CDS encoding cation diffusion facilitator family transporter, translated to MLKNYKEVQKVLLIILVLNILVAGVKTVLGYLIHSSSMLADGIHSFSDGASNVVGLLGIQLSKKPEDTQHPYGHEKIEMLSSLCIGLLLFFLGVQVFLEGIRSFQNPKVPVITTESMLLLAVTLLINIAVSYFEAKKGRQLKSTILVSDAMHTKSDIYVSFGVFFSLFAIKMGLPAYVDTLMSCLVSFFILHAAWEILRDNVGILLDSKVLEEARIRKVILSHPEIKGVHKIRTRGTLAHVYMDLHILVEKDMTVEVSHKLSHSLEEELQKEFEVEIQVLIHVEPYREVCYLKK
- a CDS encoding MATE family efflux transporter, translated to MKQTKKQKQLVLEVFRITIPAIMDLLAQTLLAFFDMLMVASLGASAVSAVGLGHAPIIAIVPAFMAVGMGTTSLVSRAYGANNVKEGKMAVIQSLLLCIPIALVITAVMLWNMEWILQHIGRADDLDFAAAKQYYSISVIGLFFICFNVIYFATYRAIGKTKVPMLINIIGIFMNIFFNWIFIFVLKQGVLGAAIATLLSKIFSFSCFSYFTFFSKKYWISLSFQDFSWNNVMATRILKIGIPAAAEQLLLRFGMLFFEMMIISLGNISYAAHKIASNAEAFSYNLGYGFSVAAAALVGQQLGKNARKEAEYNAKVCTFMSLLVMSAFALLFFSIPHLIISLFTKERELQNLSASALRIVSLCQPFLAVSMVLAGALRGAGATRTVLIITVLGIFGVRLPLTYLFLNVWKTGLLGAWWIMTIDLAFRSAATYYAFKKGKWKYVKV